The following are from one region of the Streptomyces fradiae genome:
- a CDS encoding MbtH family protein → MTNPFDDPDGTYRVLANDEGQHCLWPAALDVPRGWHTRRDAGTRQECLDFVTEHWTDLRPAGLLHAADAADATGGAR, encoded by the coding sequence ATGACCAATCCCTTCGACGACCCGGACGGTACCTACCGCGTGCTCGCCAACGACGAGGGGCAGCACTGCCTCTGGCCGGCGGCGCTGGACGTCCCCCGGGGCTGGCACACCCGGCGGGACGCGGGCACCCGGCAGGAATGCCTCGACTTCGTCACCGAGCACTGGACGGACCTGCGCCCGGCCGGCCTGCTGCACGCGGCGGACGCGGCGGACGCGACGGGCGGCGCCCGGTGA
- a CDS encoding SDR family NAD(P)-dependent oxidoreductase produces the protein MPSATTSETPEPADALEFPATYAQQGLWFFYRLNPHSAFYNVSMVHRLTGELDTAVLRQALNDVVRRHEALRTTFREHEGELRQVVAEAVDIALPVHEAAGSPADRTAPHEDPAVREQLTGLIQAPFDLENGPLLRAALVRTAPADHLLVLSMHHIVVDGWSLGIFLRELAEAYRARRAGGAPQLPELDIQYGDYAEWQAEQLRGPALEDGLAYWRTRLSGDLPELRLATDRPRPETRSFAGARFDFAFDEELTARLKEMCRAQGVTLYMALFAGVSTLLHRYTGQDDFVLGTPMAGRDDAQTQPLIGSFVNTLPMRADLSGDPSFTRLLGRVREMSQGAYAHDDIPFEKIVEDVAPQRGIGANPLFQVTFALQNYELGGFELDGVRAERIAVEEGTARFDLEVHCWDDPHRLRGSFVYSTDLFDRVTMERMAAHLTKVFEGALADPSRTVGELSLLTEDDRRVLDAVAGADAGPGAGFDADATVPGLFAAQAAARPEAIAVRAPGAALSYAELAARVSALAARLRDTGLTPGTRTGLHLDGPVDELVGTLAVLAAGGVCLPLSPSDDPALLGRSARRTGLTLLLTRGAAIDWADGLAAVDLDGMDLDAGPDAARAPVPPAGSAPALLLDVPGGPYVLDHAGLADRLARLAGLAELTTADTVARHAAWGQERAVWEALLPVCHGASLLAGDGATVAIAADSDLAGLAAVQTPAGSPRTLLCLASVPSPALLRRCHDRFGSSARWVYATPQAGPAGVADAAPAATALLFTPLRPLQVLDAHGAPVPVGVPAQVHGAGPGLARPVAGNSPVARPAAGDCGRIDADGKLEILGRRPGTAVVSGVSVDLAEVTAAILAEPEVAEAAVVERPAAAGHTELVGYAVRRGQVTAQRIAQAARAALPGGAALAAIVFVTALPRTPGGGVDTTALTELPVLDEELAGAWEQALAERGAPAVVVVAEREPAPADDDFVDPRALARDTAAEPSQARHSDVPAISSGGPALDPGAVNLAEVLRRVAADPASGDIVYVSPDGAEDHQSYGELRDEASRVLGGLRARGARPGDKVILQLADNRDFVTGLWACVLGGFVAVPLAVSPTYAEDTAATNKLAGAWTLLSGPLLLTDRTLAGPLRGLADRLGWAELRLAVLDELRDGPRADDWHDAQGDDLVLLLLTSGSTGRPKAVELRHRNVLTRTAAAQHVYELTCQDVSFNWMPLDHVGGIVMSHIRDVFVGCRQIQAPTQWVLADPLRWTAKMAEHRVTTTWAPNFAFGLIAERAELLAGQDWDLSALRVVINGGEAIVPRVTRRFMEALAPLGLPATAMRPAWGMSETSSGEVDDRFDPAASSDDAQFVQVGAPFPGFTMRIVDADGTVVHEGMPGRLQVRGPAVTSGYHLNPEQNAESFTEDGWFETGDLAVLWDGRLTITGRAKDAIIINGHNFHCHELEECVEELDEVERSFTAACAVRTADSSTDELALFFCLKDGAADAEAIARIRAKLLREAGVNASYLVPVTRDRIPKTEIGKIQRSLLRKEFEAGAFAAALRRTGAVTDDGTALPNWFHRPVWRRAAAGPRPLAPATGHTLLVADGHGLADALAGLLRARGERCTVLPADTARTTDTAHAREAYGAVDRVVHLAGCAPYQELPAGTEEFATAYRQGPLAVAELAGAVARANPEGRPVTLAVVATHSQWVREGDRVMPERGAAAGVVKSAGQEYDWLRATHLDVEPQQPADLAHRILELLDAAGNEPEQALRGGERWVRRIERLPAAPSAAVGLTRGELVVVSGGLGGLAVETAAHLLSAYGVRLLLLGRTALPSEDGWDEALAAGGRTAERIAALRRLRALGEVHYAAADVTDEAAVRAALHDAEQRFSARAATVLHLAGHFHEAPVTEASEADWAEVTRAKVLGAAVLHRLMKDRPGARFLSYSSVNGFFGGANVSGYAAANAFLDALAVHQSTAHGMRAQSLGWTMWDELGLSRGYALKALTEARGYRVLAPGQGVASLDVALRHGTPQLLIGLDHTAPWVAGRLLTATAPLHRLVGYRTAGSAGSADDARGALGLPDRYGTRTDCEFATVAELPVTESGEVDRRRLAEAGGAGAATAAADDRPHTEAEQLIAAIWCDLLGLAEVGVHDNFFDIGGHSLRAAMLLSRLRAELGVDLTIASLFENPTIAGLARQLDPMTAQDPLAVVLPLRREGDAAPLFCLHPGGGISWCYSGLLGGLPDRHPVYGIQARGLNGTEPLPTTLDEMVDDYLAQVREIRPTGPYHFLGWSFGGVIAHAMATRLTAEGERVGVLAMIDAWPADPELDPEFGDDLNVEKEMLGALLADAGYEGPVDEELTRTRALEILRSEGSPLGNLTEESISSLVAIAANNVTLRAGELRPYDGDLLLFHADGDDRDADAVTRSWQRFSTGRIDNRPMPYGHNSIIHPKPLAEIGAAVGERMANG, from the coding sequence ATGCCGTCAGCTACGACGAGCGAGACGCCGGAGCCGGCCGACGCCCTGGAGTTCCCGGCCACCTACGCCCAGCAGGGACTGTGGTTCTTCTACCGCCTCAACCCGCACAGCGCCTTCTACAACGTGTCGATGGTGCACCGGCTCACCGGTGAACTGGACACCGCCGTCCTCCGGCAGGCCCTGAACGACGTCGTACGGCGTCACGAGGCGCTCCGCACGACCTTCCGCGAGCACGAGGGCGAGCTGCGCCAGGTCGTCGCCGAAGCGGTGGACATCGCGCTGCCCGTGCACGAGGCCGCCGGCTCCCCGGCCGACCGCACGGCCCCGCACGAGGACCCCGCGGTGCGCGAGCAGCTGACCGGGCTCATCCAGGCCCCCTTCGACCTGGAGAACGGCCCGCTGCTGCGCGCCGCCCTGGTGCGCACCGCGCCCGCCGATCACCTGCTCGTCCTGTCGATGCACCACATCGTCGTCGACGGCTGGTCCCTGGGCATCTTCCTGCGGGAGCTCGCCGAGGCCTACCGGGCCCGACGCGCGGGCGGGGCCCCGCAACTGCCGGAACTGGACATCCAGTACGGCGACTACGCGGAATGGCAGGCCGAGCAGCTGCGCGGCCCGGCTCTCGAGGACGGCCTCGCCTACTGGCGTACGCGACTGAGCGGCGATCTGCCCGAGCTGCGGCTCGCCACCGACCGGCCGCGCCCCGAGACCCGTTCGTTCGCCGGCGCCCGCTTCGACTTCGCCTTCGACGAGGAGCTCACCGCGCGGCTCAAGGAGATGTGCCGGGCCCAGGGCGTCACCCTGTACATGGCGCTGTTCGCCGGCGTCTCCACCCTGCTGCACCGCTACACCGGGCAGGACGACTTCGTCCTCGGCACCCCGATGGCCGGGCGCGACGACGCCCAGACCCAGCCGCTCATCGGCTCCTTCGTCAACACCCTGCCGATGCGCGCGGACCTCTCGGGCGATCCGTCCTTCACCCGACTCCTGGGCCGCGTGCGGGAGATGAGCCAGGGCGCGTACGCGCACGACGACATCCCCTTCGAGAAGATCGTGGAGGACGTCGCTCCGCAGCGCGGCATCGGCGCCAACCCGCTGTTCCAGGTCACCTTCGCGCTCCAGAACTACGAGCTCGGCGGATTCGAGCTCGACGGCGTACGCGCGGAGCGCATCGCCGTCGAGGAGGGCACCGCCCGCTTCGACCTGGAGGTGCACTGCTGGGACGACCCGCACCGGCTGCGCGGCTCCTTCGTCTACAGCACCGACCTGTTCGACCGCGTCACCATGGAGCGCATGGCGGCGCACCTCACCAAGGTGTTCGAGGGCGCGCTGGCGGACCCGTCCCGGACCGTCGGCGAGCTGTCCCTCCTCACGGAGGACGACCGCCGGGTCCTGGACGCGGTCGCCGGTGCCGATGCCGGTCCCGGTGCCGGGTTCGACGCCGACGCCACCGTGCCGGGGCTCTTCGCCGCCCAGGCGGCGGCCCGCCCCGAGGCCATTGCGGTACGGGCCCCCGGCGCCGCCCTGTCCTACGCGGAACTCGCCGCGCGCGTCAGCGCCCTCGCGGCCCGGCTGCGCGACACCGGGCTCACCCCGGGCACCCGGACCGGCCTGCACCTCGACGGCCCGGTCGACGAGCTGGTCGGCACCCTCGCGGTCCTGGCGGCGGGCGGCGTGTGCCTGCCCCTGAGCCCGTCCGACGACCCCGCGCTGCTGGGCCGCTCGGCCCGCCGCACGGGGCTCACCCTGTTGCTCACCCGAGGCGCGGCCATCGACTGGGCGGACGGCCTCGCCGCCGTGGACCTGGACGGCATGGACCTTGACGCGGGTCCGGACGCGGCGCGGGCACCCGTACCGCCCGCGGGTTCCGCCCCCGCGCTCCTGCTCGACGTGCCGGGCGGCCCGTACGTCCTCGACCACGCGGGGCTCGCCGACCGGCTGGCCCGGCTGGCCGGACTGGCCGAACTGACCACCGCGGACACCGTCGCGCGGCACGCCGCCTGGGGCCAGGAGCGCGCCGTGTGGGAAGCGCTGCTCCCGGTCTGCCACGGGGCGAGCCTGCTGGCCGGCGACGGGGCCACCGTGGCGATCGCCGCGGACTCCGACCTGGCCGGCCTGGCCGCCGTACAGACGCCGGCCGGCTCCCCCCGGACCCTGCTGTGCCTGGCCTCCGTCCCGTCGCCCGCGCTCCTCCGCCGCTGCCACGACCGCTTCGGCTCCTCGGCGCGCTGGGTGTACGCCACCCCACAGGCCGGCCCGGCCGGCGTCGCCGATGCGGCCCCGGCGGCCACGGCCCTGCTCTTCACACCCCTCCGGCCGCTCCAGGTCCTCGACGCGCACGGAGCCCCCGTCCCGGTCGGCGTCCCCGCGCAGGTACACGGCGCCGGCCCCGGCCTGGCCCGCCCCGTCGCCGGGAACAGCCCGGTGGCCCGCCCCGCCGCCGGCGACTGCGGACGGATCGACGCCGACGGCAAGCTGGAGATACTCGGCCGCCGCCCCGGCACCGCCGTCGTGTCCGGCGTGTCCGTCGACCTCGCCGAGGTGACCGCGGCGATCCTGGCCGAGCCGGAGGTCGCCGAGGCCGCGGTCGTCGAGCGCCCCGCCGCCGCCGGGCACACCGAGCTGGTCGGCTACGCCGTCCGCCGTGGCCAGGTGACCGCGCAGCGCATCGCGCAGGCCGCGCGTGCCGCGCTGCCCGGCGGCGCCGCTCTGGCCGCGATCGTGTTCGTGACGGCCCTGCCGCGTACCCCCGGCGGCGGTGTGGACACCACCGCACTGACGGAACTCCCCGTCCTCGACGAGGAGCTGGCGGGCGCGTGGGAGCAGGCGCTGGCCGAGCGGGGTGCCCCCGCCGTCGTGGTGGTCGCGGAGCGCGAGCCGGCGCCGGCCGACGACGACTTCGTCGATCCGCGGGCCCTCGCCCGCGACACGGCCGCCGAGCCGTCCCAGGCCAGGCACTCGGACGTGCCGGCGATCAGCAGCGGCGGGCCCGCGCTCGACCCCGGCGCGGTGAACCTGGCCGAGGTGCTGCGCCGGGTGGCCGCCGACCCCGCCTCCGGCGACATCGTGTACGTCTCGCCCGACGGGGCGGAGGACCACCAGTCGTACGGCGAGCTGCGCGACGAGGCGTCCCGGGTCCTGGGCGGACTCCGCGCGCGCGGCGCGCGCCCCGGCGACAAGGTGATCCTCCAGCTCGCGGACAACCGCGACTTCGTGACCGGCCTGTGGGCCTGCGTCCTCGGCGGGTTCGTCGCCGTGCCGCTCGCCGTGTCCCCCACGTACGCGGAGGACACGGCCGCCACCAACAAGCTCGCCGGCGCCTGGACGCTGCTCTCGGGTCCGCTGCTGCTCACGGACCGCACGCTCGCGGGCCCGCTGCGCGGTCTTGCCGACCGGCTCGGCTGGGCGGAGCTCCGGCTCGCCGTGCTCGACGAACTGCGGGACGGCCCGCGGGCCGACGACTGGCACGACGCCCAGGGGGACGACCTGGTCCTCCTGCTGCTGACCTCCGGCAGCACGGGTCGCCCCAAGGCGGTCGAGCTGCGTCACCGCAACGTGCTGACCCGCACGGCGGCCGCGCAGCACGTCTACGAACTGACCTGCCAGGACGTCTCGTTCAACTGGATGCCGCTGGACCACGTCGGCGGCATCGTGATGTCCCACATCCGCGACGTCTTCGTCGGCTGCCGGCAGATCCAGGCCCCCACCCAGTGGGTGCTCGCCGATCCGCTGCGCTGGACGGCCAAGATGGCCGAGCACCGGGTGACGACCACCTGGGCCCCGAACTTCGCCTTCGGTCTGATCGCCGAGCGTGCCGAACTGCTCGCCGGGCAGGACTGGGACCTCAGCGCCCTGCGCGTGGTCATCAACGGCGGCGAGGCCATCGTCCCCCGGGTCACCCGGCGCTTCATGGAGGCGCTGGCCCCGCTCGGGCTGCCCGCCACCGCCATGCGTCCCGCCTGGGGCATGTCGGAGACGTCCTCGGGCGAGGTCGACGACCGCTTCGACCCGGCGGCCTCGTCCGACGACGCCCAGTTCGTCCAAGTCGGCGCCCCCTTCCCGGGGTTCACCATGCGGATCGTCGACGCTGACGGCACCGTCGTCCACGAAGGGATGCCCGGCCGGCTCCAGGTCAGGGGACCGGCGGTCACCTCCGGCTACCACCTGAACCCGGAGCAGAACGCGGAGTCGTTCACCGAGGACGGCTGGTTCGAGACCGGCGACCTCGCCGTGCTGTGGGACGGCAGGCTGACGATCACCGGCCGGGCCAAGGACGCCATCATCATCAACGGCCACAACTTCCACTGCCACGAGCTGGAGGAGTGCGTCGAGGAGCTCGACGAGGTCGAACGGTCCTTCACCGCGGCCTGCGCGGTGCGCACCGCCGACAGCTCCACCGACGAACTGGCCCTGTTCTTCTGCCTCAAGGACGGGGCGGCCGACGCCGAGGCCATCGCCCGCATCCGCGCCAAGCTGCTGCGCGAGGCCGGGGTCAACGCCTCCTACCTGGTGCCCGTCACCCGGGACCGCATCCCCAAGACCGAGATCGGCAAGATCCAGCGCAGCCTGCTGCGCAAGGAGTTCGAGGCCGGCGCGTTCGCGGCCGCACTGCGGCGCACCGGAGCCGTGACGGACGACGGAACCGCCCTGCCCAACTGGTTCCACCGCCCCGTGTGGCGGCGTGCCGCGGCCGGCCCCCGGCCCCTCGCGCCGGCCACCGGCCACACCCTGCTCGTCGCCGACGGGCACGGCCTCGCGGACGCCCTGGCCGGCCTGCTCCGTGCCCGGGGCGAGCGCTGCACCGTCCTCCCCGCCGACACCGCCCGCACCACCGACACCGCACACGCCCGGGAGGCGTACGGCGCCGTGGACCGCGTCGTCCACCTCGCCGGCTGCGCCCCGTACCAGGAGCTGCCCGCCGGTACGGAGGAGTTCGCCACGGCCTACCGGCAGGGGCCGCTGGCCGTCGCCGAACTGGCCGGCGCCGTGGCCCGGGCCAACCCCGAAGGCCGCCCGGTGACCCTGGCCGTGGTCGCCACCCACAGCCAGTGGGTGCGCGAGGGCGACCGCGTGATGCCCGAGCGGGGCGCCGCGGCCGGCGTGGTGAAGTCCGCCGGCCAGGAGTACGACTGGCTGCGCGCCACCCACCTCGACGTGGAGCCGCAGCAGCCCGCCGACCTGGCGCACCGGATCCTGGAGCTCCTTGACGCCGCCGGCAACGAGCCCGAGCAGGCGCTGCGCGGCGGCGAGCGCTGGGTGCGCCGTATCGAGCGGCTGCCCGCCGCCCCGTCCGCGGCCGTCGGACTCACCCGGGGCGAACTCGTCGTCGTCAGCGGAGGCCTGGGCGGCCTCGCCGTCGAGACCGCCGCCCACCTGCTCTCCGCATATGGCGTACGGCTGCTGCTGCTCGGCCGTACCGCCCTGCCCTCCGAGGACGGCTGGGACGAGGCGCTCGCCGCCGGCGGGCGGACCGCCGAGCGGATCGCCGCCCTGCGCCGGCTGCGCGCCCTGGGCGAGGTGCACTACGCGGCCGCCGACGTCACCGACGAGGCCGCCGTGCGCGCGGCCCTCCACGACGCCGAGCAGCGCTTCTCGGCGCGGGCGGCCACGGTCCTGCACCTCGCCGGCCACTTCCACGAGGCCCCGGTGACCGAGGCCTCGGAGGCAGACTGGGCGGAGGTCACCCGGGCCAAGGTGCTCGGCGCCGCCGTCCTGCACCGGCTGATGAAGGACCGGCCGGGGGCGCGCTTCCTGTCGTACTCCTCGGTCAACGGCTTCTTCGGCGGCGCCAACGTCTCCGGATACGCCGCCGCCAACGCCTTCCTGGACGCGCTGGCCGTCCACCAGTCCACCGCGCACGGCATGCGCGCCCAGAGCCTGGGCTGGACCATGTGGGACGAGCTGGGCCTCAGCCGCGGATATGCGCTGAAGGCCCTGACCGAGGCCCGCGGATACCGCGTCCTCGCCCCCGGACAGGGCGTCGCCTCCCTCGACGTCGCCCTGCGGCACGGCACCCCGCAGCTGCTGATCGGCCTTGACCACACAGCGCCCTGGGTGGCCGGCCGGCTGCTGACCGCGACCGCGCCCCTGCACCGGCTGGTCGGCTACCGCACCGCCGGGTCCGCCGGGTCCGCCGACGACGCCCGTGGTGCCCTCGGCCTGCCGGACCGCTACGGGACCCGTACGGACTGCGAGTTCGCCACGGTGGCCGAGCTGCCCGTCACCGAGAGCGGAGAGGTCGACCGCCGGCGGCTCGCCGAGGCGGGCGGCGCCGGTGCCGCGACCGCCGCGGCGGACGACCGCCCGCACACCGAGGCAGAGCAGCTCATCGCCGCCATCTGGTGCGATCTGCTCGGCCTGGCGGAGGTCGGCGTCCACGACAACTTCTTCGACATCGGCGGGCACTCGCTGCGCGCGGCCATGCTGCTCAGCCGGCTCCGCGCCGAGCTGGGCGTGGACCTGACCATCGCCTCGCTCTTCGAGAACCCCACCATCGCCGGACTGGCCCGGCAGCTCGACCCGATGACGGCCCAGGACCCGCTGGCCGTGGTGCTGCCGCTGCGCCGCGAGGGCGACGCCGCCCCGCTGTTCTGCCTGCACCCCGGCGGCGGCATCAGCTGGTGCTACTCCGGCCTGCTCGGCGGCCTGCCGGACCGGCACCCGGTCTACGGCATCCAGGCCCGCGGCCTGAACGGCACGGAGCCCCTGCCCACCACCCTTGACGAGATGGTCGACGACTATCTGGCGCAGGTGCGCGAGATCCGGCCGACCGGCCCGTACCACTTCCTCGGCTGGTCCTTCGGCGGTGTCATCGCCCACGCCATGGCGACCCGGCTGACCGCCGAGGGCGAGCGGGTCGGCGTCCTCGCCATGATCGACGCCTGGCCGGCCGACCCGGAGCTCGACCCGGAGTTCGGCGACGACCTGAACGTCGAGAAGGAGATGCTCGGCGCGCTGCTCGCCGACGCCGGGTACGAGGGCCCCGTCGACGAGGAGCTCACCCGCACCCGGGCACTGGAGATCCTGCGCAGCGAGGGCAGCCCGCTCGGCAACCTCACGGAGGAGAGCATCAGCTCGCTCGTCGCCATCGCGGCGAACAACGTCACGCTGCGCGCCGGCGAGCTCCGGCCGTACGACGGCGATCTGCTCCTCTTCCACGCGGACGGGGACGACCGCGACGCGGACGCCGTGACGCGCAGCTGGCAGCGGTTCAGCACCGGCCGGATCGACAACCGCCCGATGCCCTACGGCCACAACAGCATCATCCACCCCAAGCCGCTGGCCGAGATCGGCGCGGCGGTCGGAGAGCGGATGGCGAACGGATGA